A stretch of Amycolatopsis balhimycina FH 1894 DNA encodes these proteins:
- a CDS encoding maltokinase N-terminal cap-like domain-containing protein, with translation MSDPRELVDDLTEDLKRWLPEQRWFAGKDRPVTGVRTLGVTELVAGDPQLLHVVLEVAQADRREPYQLLLGRRTHPPEIASTSWIGAVGDLNAYEASGDLDVTGVLLDLMAREGQVGSLIFEHEPGVELETGLRARPITSEQSNTSLVYSGQYILKLFRKLTPGKNKDLLLHRALQGVGSKHIAAPLGSITGDLDGEPTTVGMLQQFVPDAVDGWAMATTSVRDLMAAPDLHAGEVGGDFAGEAERLGRAVAEVHADLAEALGTEAVDAAELERSAKAMLGRLDTIAGRVPELAAHAPALRAAFEELHTLPAGSVTMQYIHGDLHLGQVLRTVGGWLLIDFEGEPAAPVEERHALRSPLRDVAGMLRSFDYAAQQMLVGQPDDPALAERAMEWSDRNRTAFCEGYAAIAADPRDQGPLLRAFELDKAVYEVGYEHANRPDWLGVPLASIARITSGEG, from the coding sequence TTGTCCGACCCGCGTGAGCTGGTCGACGACCTGACCGAGGACCTGAAGCGCTGGCTGCCGGAGCAGCGCTGGTTCGCCGGCAAGGACCGGCCGGTGACCGGCGTCCGGACGCTCGGCGTGACCGAGCTGGTCGCCGGTGACCCCCAGCTGCTGCACGTGGTCCTCGAGGTCGCCCAGGCCGACCGGCGCGAGCCCTACCAGCTGCTCCTCGGCCGCCGGACGCACCCGCCGGAGATCGCGTCCACCAGCTGGATCGGCGCCGTCGGCGATCTCAACGCCTACGAGGCGTCCGGCGACCTGGACGTCACCGGCGTCCTGCTGGACCTGATGGCCAGGGAGGGCCAGGTCGGCTCGCTCATCTTCGAGCACGAGCCCGGCGTGGAGCTGGAGACCGGCCTGCGGGCCCGGCCGATCACGTCCGAGCAGAGCAACACGTCGCTGGTGTACAGCGGGCAGTACATCCTCAAGCTGTTCCGCAAGCTGACCCCGGGGAAGAACAAGGACCTGCTGCTGCATCGCGCGCTGCAGGGCGTCGGCAGCAAGCACATCGCGGCACCGCTCGGCTCGATCACCGGTGACCTGGACGGCGAGCCGACCACGGTCGGCATGCTCCAGCAGTTCGTCCCGGACGCGGTCGACGGCTGGGCGATGGCCACCACCAGCGTCCGCGACCTGATGGCCGCGCCGGACCTGCACGCCGGGGAGGTCGGCGGCGACTTCGCCGGCGAGGCCGAGCGGCTCGGGCGTGCGGTCGCCGAGGTGCACGCCGACCTGGCCGAAGCCCTCGGCACGGAAGCCGTCGACGCCGCCGAGCTGGAACGCTCGGCGAAGGCGATGCTCGGCAGGCTCGACACGATCGCCGGACGGGTCCCGGAGCTGGCGGCGCACGCCCCGGCGCTGCGGGCGGCGTTCGAGGAGCTGCACACCCTGCCCGCCGGCTCGGTGACGATGCAGTACATCCACGGCGACCTGCACCTCGGCCAGGTCCTGCGGACGGTCGGCGGCTGGCTGCTGATCGACTTCGAAGGGGAGCCCGCGGCCCCGGTGGAGGAACGGCACGCGCTCCGCTCGCCGTTGCGCGACGTCGCGGGCATGCTGAGGTCGTTCGACTACGCGGCCCAGCAGATGCTGGTCGGCCAGCCGGACGACCCGGCACTGGCCGAGCGCGCCATGGAGTGGTCGGACCGCAACCGGACGGCATTCTGCGAGGGGTACGCCGCGATCGCGGCGGACCCCCGCGACCAGGGCCCGCTGCTGCGTGCCTTCGAACTGGACAAGGCGGTCTACGAGGTGGGCTACGAGCACGCGAACCGGCCGGACTGGCTGGGCGTGCCGCTCGCTTCGATCGCCCGGATCACGAGCGGAGAGGGATGA
- the glgB gene encoding 1,4-alpha-glucan branching protein GlgB translates to MNAVPEGLPAAAPSAADIDRLLAGSHHDPHSVLGVHAAGQGFAARALLPGAKAVALRVGEHRYPMEPVIDALFAVAVPEHPGDYRLEVEYDGHTATADDPYRWLPTVGELDLHLIGEGRHERLWEVLGARVRSYDTPNGVVEGTSFAVWAPNARGIRVIGDFNGWDGRGHPMRSLGSSGIWELFVPGVGVGTCYKFRILGADGNWHEKADPMAFATEQPPATASVVTSSAYSWEDDEWVARREATQWAAAPMSVYEVHLGSWRPGLDYRELADELGDYVVETGFTHVELLPVSEHPFGGSWGYQVTSYYAPTSRFGSPDDFRYFVDRLHQRGIGVLVDWVPAHFPRDAWALAKFDGTALYEHADPRRGEQPDWGTLVFDFGRNEIRNFLVANALFWIEEFHLDGLRVDAVASMLYLDYSRKEGEWLPNQYGGRENLDAVRFLQELNATVYKRHPGVVMIAEESTAWPGVTRPTHLGGLGFGFKWNMGWMHDTLRYLSHEPIHRAYHHNEMTFSLVYAWSENFVLPLSHDEVVHGKGSLWGRMPGDAWNKAAGVRSLLAFMWAHPGKQLLFMGGEFGQEGEWSEQRSLDWHLLEEPLHRGVQDLLRSLNSVYRSTPALYSQDTSPEGFAWIDANDSSGNVLSFLRIGADGSRLACVANFAGVPHHDYRVGLPTAGRWREVVNTDAEAYGGSGVGNLGAVEATEDPWHGQPASAVLQLPPAGVLWLAEETPPDPDLT, encoded by the coding sequence GTGAACGCCGTTCCGGAAGGCCTCCCGGCCGCGGCCCCGTCGGCCGCGGACATCGACCGGCTGCTGGCCGGGTCCCACCACGACCCGCACTCGGTGCTGGGCGTGCACGCCGCCGGCCAGGGCTTCGCGGCCCGGGCGCTGCTGCCCGGCGCCAAGGCCGTCGCGCTGCGCGTGGGCGAGCACCGGTACCCGATGGAGCCGGTGATCGACGCCCTCTTCGCCGTCGCGGTGCCGGAGCACCCCGGCGACTACCGGCTGGAAGTCGAGTACGACGGGCACACCGCCACCGCCGACGACCCGTACCGCTGGCTGCCCACGGTCGGGGAGCTGGACCTGCACCTGATCGGCGAGGGCAGGCACGAGCGGCTCTGGGAGGTGCTCGGCGCGCGCGTCCGCTCGTACGACACGCCGAACGGAGTCGTCGAGGGGACGTCGTTCGCGGTGTGGGCGCCGAACGCCCGCGGCATCCGCGTGATCGGCGACTTCAACGGCTGGGACGGGCGCGGCCACCCGATGCGCTCGCTCGGCTCGTCCGGGATCTGGGAGCTGTTCGTGCCGGGTGTCGGCGTGGGCACCTGCTACAAGTTCCGCATCCTCGGCGCCGACGGGAACTGGCACGAGAAGGCCGACCCGATGGCGTTCGCCACGGAGCAGCCCCCGGCGACGGCGTCGGTCGTCACCTCTTCCGCGTACTCGTGGGAAGACGACGAGTGGGTCGCGCGGCGGGAAGCGACCCAGTGGGCGGCGGCGCCGATGAGCGTCTACGAAGTCCACCTCGGGTCGTGGCGGCCGGGCCTGGACTACCGCGAGCTGGCCGACGAGCTGGGCGACTACGTCGTCGAGACCGGTTTCACGCACGTGGAGCTGCTGCCGGTCTCGGAGCACCCCTTCGGCGGCTCGTGGGGCTACCAGGTGACGTCGTACTACGCGCCGACGTCCCGTTTCGGCTCACCGGACGACTTCCGGTACTTCGTCGACCGCCTGCACCAGCGGGGGATCGGCGTGCTCGTCGACTGGGTGCCCGCGCACTTCCCGCGTGATGCCTGGGCGCTGGCGAAGTTCGACGGCACCGCGCTGTACGAGCACGCGGACCCGCGGCGCGGCGAGCAGCCCGACTGGGGCACGCTCGTCTTCGACTTCGGCCGCAACGAAATCCGCAACTTCCTGGTCGCCAACGCGCTGTTCTGGATCGAGGAGTTCCACCTCGACGGGCTGCGGGTCGACGCGGTGGCGTCGATGCTGTACCTCGACTACTCCCGCAAGGAAGGGGAGTGGCTGCCCAACCAGTACGGCGGCCGCGAAAACCTGGACGCGGTGCGGTTCCTGCAGGAGCTGAACGCGACCGTCTACAAGCGACACCCGGGTGTCGTGATGATCGCCGAGGAGTCCACGGCCTGGCCGGGCGTCACACGCCCGACGCACCTCGGCGGGCTCGGGTTCGGCTTCAAGTGGAACATGGGCTGGATGCACGACACGCTCCGGTATCTGTCGCACGAGCCGATCCACCGCGCGTACCACCACAACGAGATGACGTTCTCGCTCGTGTACGCGTGGAGCGAGAACTTCGTGCTCCCGCTGTCGCACGACGAAGTGGTGCACGGCAAGGGATCGCTGTGGGGCCGCATGCCGGGCGACGCCTGGAACAAGGCGGCGGGCGTGCGCTCGCTGCTGGCGTTCATGTGGGCCCACCCGGGCAAGCAGCTGCTGTTCATGGGTGGCGAGTTCGGCCAGGAAGGGGAGTGGTCGGAGCAGCGGTCGCTGGACTGGCACCTGCTGGAAGAGCCCCTGCACCGCGGGGTGCAGGACCTGCTGCGGTCGCTGAACTCGGTGTACCGGTCCACTCCGGCGCTCTACAGCCAGGACACCTCCCCGGAGGGCTTCGCCTGGATCGACGCGAACGACTCGAGCGGCAATGTCCTGAGCTTCCTGCGCATCGGCGCCGACGGCTCACGGCTGGCGTGCGTGGCCAACTTCGCCGGCGTCCCGCACCACGACTACCGCGTCGGCCTGCCCACGGCGGGCCGCTGGCGCGAGGTGGTCAACACCGACGCCGAGGCGTACGGCGGCTCCGGCGTCGGCAACCTGGGCGCGGTGGAGGCAACGGAGGACCCCTGGCACGGCCAACCGGCCTCCGCCGTCCTCCAGCTCCCGCCCGCGGGAGTCCTCTGGCTGGCCGAAGAAACCCCACCGGATCCCGACCTCACGTGA